Below is a genomic region from Cloeon dipterum chromosome 2, ieCloDipt1.1, whole genome shotgun sequence.
ttttctttgaaaatgaggcatcaaaaacagattttaacattttcatgTATAATTTTACCTATCatctattatttaaattaattaaaattagaagttCACCACGTTCGGAGTGGTCGCTTCAAGAACTATAAACTGAATCAATATCTCtcggaatttaaaattaggatttaTCTGTGGGCAGGCATCAACAATGAATTAAATGATAGAAAAGCGACTCTTTTACTTTTccagaaatataattatggcTTCCttgttgctttattttttgctgctaaaTAATTGGTTGTGCTTGTATggctttgaataaaatgcaaaagtatttcaaaataattttgtagtaAAAAACAGTTGGCAACGAGGTTGATAATATGTTATTCAATAGGACCGTGAGAATGCCGTGGAATTTCTTTGAGTCTCTCGACAATTGCTGTCAAAATTCCAGCCCTATACTCTATGGTATTTGTTACACCCCTCCATTCATCATTCTTCTCTCCTCATTTCTCATTTCCCAATTCCCAATGCAGTTGCATTCTCACGTTTTGCTCCGCATTTTATGGTTTTGCTGTTGTATACTTTGCTTTTCTAACAGCAAGCTTCGGACCGGAAGGGCTAACCACCCTCCCCCTGTTGGGCTCCCCAGGGAGCCTTCCTAATCGACTTGTCTGAACAAACTTCTAACAcgtgttgaaaataaatgttctcATCCTCTcggttttttttaagtaataaaactttcgacatgaaaataattattttctaaattaagtACAAATTCGATTATTCGTATGATTGCTCAGGAAATGTTTACAAATTAACAGCCTGTTAAAATTCCATGCAGGTGTCGGGGAGAATAATTCAAGactaaataaacaattattatttccaatgCTTGCgtcaaaacaaaagcaaagtgaacataattaaattttccgataaaataaatttgaaaacaacatCCTAAAAggcacattatttattttaaactgaacAGATTTCTCATGAAGAGTATgtaataatgttttaatatcTGTCCCAGCATTCCGAGCctgtgataaaatttaatgttttcgtGCATGTGTTGAAAAAGCGTAGGCGTTAAATGAGATGAATACCTTTTTATCCTGTCTGGCGTACGGAAAGCAGGGGATGACTGCGGTCACCCTGGAGGCAGACGCGATTTTGCACGCGTTAATCATGATGAGCAGCTCCATCAGGTTGTCGTTGACCTCCCCGCAGCCGCTCTGGATGATGTACACGTCCTCGCCGCGGACCGATTCCCCGATCTCGACGCACGATTCCAGGTTGCTGAACTTTTTTGTAACCACTTTGCCGAGATTCATGCCGAGCCGGTCGACGATGGCCTGCGCCAGCTCAGGGTGCGACGAGCCGCTGAAGATCTTGATGTTGGGCATCTTGCTCACTTGTCCCTGAGTCGTTCGTCTGCCGGAGGGTGATGGTCCTTCGAGCAGGCCAAAACTGAGATTGAGGGTTGTTGAAGGTGCTCGTCCGACGCTTAGGTTACCAACAAAATACTCCTCGTGATTTACGGTAGGGAACCAAGCAAACAGGCCCGGACACGCTCGAATCCCTCCGAAACGCGCCAAATGTTTGATTTCACGTGAGAGGGAATTCTGAGATTTGAATTTGGCGCCACTTTAAGACCGACTGTCGCATCTCTTTCGGAGTGTGCGCACGTCGTCAAGCGCAACCATTGTAAACAAACTTGTATGGGCAGGTTTCTTTTTACCAGGTGTAGTGTGAGAATAGGAGTTAAGGACgagcatgaaattaaattgctttttaattattttttaccggGTTAGGctaaaatttacaagaaattacgaaaacaaaatataattaaactttttaaagacttaagaatgaattttcaaatgcattatttatctAAAGATTTTCAACTCCCTAATCAACTCCCCTAGTgctaatattttgtttcttgtTAAAGTTTATGCCGTCGCCTTCATGAATAGtacaaaaatactaatttttcgCGCATTTCTTCAAGCTTTCCCTTGTCTTCGTAACTGTTTGGCAGCTATACTtcccgaaaattaattttcgaccGCGTGACATGTGATCAACTAGATACCTGTCGTCTCTTTGTTTTgattacaaaaatcaaaacatgcTCTCGTGAGTCTTTCCACGAACCTGCTGagcctatttttaaaattcttattttctcCACAGAGCAAAGGAATTGTCTGCTGGCATGCAGAAAAACCAAGGCCAGACAGACCCGCTTAAGCGAGGACAAAAGCTAAACACTCCTTCAGGTACATGGTCGGAGGAAAACGAGGTAGAAAGATGCAGAAGCGACTTGGTCACCTTGCTCAGCGCCCAGAGAATTGAAAAGAAGTGGGCTAAGCcaacagaaattaatttaaagcgtgaatttaaaggatttttcgTGCAGGAGTCTTCGGTCTGTGGCGGAATGGGTGCCGGCAAAGGGTCTGGCGATGGTCACACGGAAGCAGGGAAGATGCTGGACCACCTTTGGCGTTGAGCTGGGCAAACTGCTCTGGCTGAGGCCTGAAGAGGCCCTGTTCCTCATGGAaacagtgatttttaaatttattttttaaacaggattttaatcaatttatgaatttatagAACACATTGGAGCTGCAATTCGGTGGGGTGTCTTTGAGTGTTCAGCAGGCTCACAACCTGATCCTGAGCTCTAGTCTGCATCTGTCTCACTACCAGGTGTATTCAAAGCTGCAGCGGTTAGGGTGGGTTGTCCTTCCGCGCTGCAGACAGACACCAGAACCGCCACCGCTGATCCCAGCCAAAGCAGAGGCTCCGAAGGTTGAAGTCATAGACCTGGACGCTGAGGACGAGTCCGGCAGGTTCGTTTTAAAGGTCCCATTTTAGTCAGGGCACATCTGCAATGATGTAATcagttaaataattgattttgtgaGTTAAATTGtggttgtttaatttttaggagtTTTTCCtaacgaataaattattaaagagcCTCATTTTCTgataattccaatttttcagtCATATAATAACCCTTTTTATTCATCAGGTGCAAGGCTTTCGAGCGGTATGTGCCCAACATCCTCAACCAAAAGCAGTGGGTGGTGCGTGTGGCCCCTGCTCACCTGCTGCCGCCCAACATAAATCCTTCAAGGCAAGAGTACCTGCTGCGTTTTGGCGGCGATCCCCAACAGATGCCATCTTTACTTGGCAGACTGGGACCACCGCCACTCAACTCGCAGATCTTCCACCCCAGACAGCCTCAGCAACAACTCACGTTTAGCTTGCAACAGACACAATTTAGAGGAAGCTATTTCCATGCTCAAAGGCAAGACagaggttttaatttaatattgtggaattttttaagtaatgtTTGTCCGTATGGAGAGGCTGAATGAAttggtttggaaattttgaagcattttcttaaattaaaaaaatattctgctggcaagtttaaaaaaaaataatatttcttaaatatttcagtaaTTAATAGTTAATTTAGTGTTTTTGGTTTATcacaagaattaatttattcttatgtttttctttttcttaccATTTTACTGCCAATAATGAAGAAACAATTTGACAAAACAATTAAGAGGCCAcagatttttatcaaaaatagttttaactCTACCACTTTAACTGGAATGGAAAGCTCTCAGATTAGAAACCTAAAAAATacgacattttttgtttaaaattcagaggggatatattttaagatatctcaaatttttaaattacttgaTATTATGTCTTCTCAACAATAATTTGTAATCTAAATTTCCACAAAACtgcacttttaaattattttaagcaacaggaataaaatataactaaCCCAAACAAAGAAATAGACCAGTCTCATCCTatctagaaatattttaagtattaTGTTGcactattttaattgaaatctcTTTTCCTCTCAGGTTTGAGTTGCAAGTGCAGAGTCAGGCGTTAATGCACCAGCAGGGGCCGCGGCACTGGCACCCCCGGCCGCGGTGGCCGCAACAACACCACCAGCCACGGGGGAggcacaacaacaacaaccgtCGACGCCAGCGGAAGCAGCCCAGAGACGAAATCCCTCACtacgagagagcgagtgcgccGAGCGGAGGCCGTGGCCAGCAGAGACCCAGGTTTAAGAACTGGACTGAGCTGAAGGCCAAGAAGGGCGCCGTAGAGACCATAACTTTGGAGCCGGACGAGGAGAGATTGAACGAGTGCGGCCTCCTCCAACCAGACCACTGCAAAAGCTACAGTAAGTGGAGGGAGAGTCTTGAACTGCGAAActaaatagaaattttcaaaaagcagTAATAGTCACGCTTGAAAATCAACTcctattatatttttcaacaacctATCATTGAGTCATTTGCATATTGTGGACAGCTTTGAAAAGTTTTGTTCCCCTCTAAGTTTCTGTctttttctttgaataaacatccagagataaaaaattcaatgctgATAGGTCAGtcttaaatgtttttcagcaCACGTcaaatgaaatcatttaaatcaaGAATACAAAGTAGGAGgatataatttaatcttgaaTCACAGAGAAaggagtaaaaataatgaaatgtgGTGCCATTTGTCACCATCGGGAATTTCccaattagcaattttaaagaaatcgcAGTATTTTGCATGGcaataaataatcttttatatttttactggagtaattttcaaaaatggagCAGTTTTAATTGAGCGGTTTTTCTGTTTCTGTCCCGTCctgttccaaaaatttcaatttcttgtcTTGTCCTGTTCCGTCAGCTATATTCctgttttttcctgatttggtttttgttaaaataaaaatttaaatttaattccatattACAAAATGGTTTTAGCAATTTATAAATGGTAACTTCTGCTAGGGTTGTATTtgaaataagattttttcaggaatattttgattgtttgGGCTACAAATTTATTCTCATTAAAGAAAACGCTGTAAAACAGTATTAAAATGGATGTATAATGCTATCTTCAGATGGGTTAATCTgatataaattagatttaattttttttaataaaattcctggtcctggtaaatattttcttgacagGAAAAATCAGGAACTCTCTCTAATTTATAGACAGTTTTAGGAAAAACCCTGTTCCAAATTGAAAGTGACACTTATAATGCTACGATGGTTGCAAAATTCctaaagcaatttatttttttagaaacggTGCTGAGCAAACTACAGATATTCCGCAGTGCCAGTCCAGCTGCAGCAGACAGGAGCAGAAAACTGGAGCTAAAATACGACGTCTACATGCCTTCAGCTCACTTCAGAAAGTCGGCTCCTCCAACTCCAGTTTGCCACATCGCTATTCTAAGgtagccattgtaaaaaaatcttgatccGAATAAGTGATGATCGATTTTAACAGTCAGCACGACGAAGTGCCAAGCGAGGCCGAGTTGAATCTGGCAGAGGATGGAAAAGAAGCACCGATTGTCTTCGCTGTTGTGTTGCTGGACTCAATTCAATTCATCAGCCTTTCTGGTGTTGATCTCAAACTCGTCTCGTGATTATAACTCAAGAAATAATTGCCTTAcattttaatacttttattgCAATCAACATggatttgtaatttaaataaaatcgcaaCTTCTTCAGTTAtcaaagtatattttttaaccgcAAAATTTCCTGTTGATTCTTATAACCAGTtaggaacaaaaatttgtataacATGGCTATAACcctggataaaaaattaaaactcaatatTTCTCCTCTAGAGTTAAAATGTAACTAAAAACCTCTTCAATTAATCAGCAggtgaatttttaacattattagTGCCAGATATAATCAGGGTCGAAGGGTAAAAAACTGAGAAAATCTAAACTCCCGTAAGAATTACACGGGAActattaattttggatttaattagTTATATGAGGAATTCGGCCACGATTACTACCCTATCCTCTTCTAACTGACGAAAATTGACGTGAAACTgagtttgagatttttccgGCCCATaggattttttctaaaaaaataaattgattttagcaCTCTCATTTTCAGCAGTGGACGAACAACTTAAATAGGCGCATGGGCGCCGCCGACCCCctgggattatttttttcattctggCGATTGATAAACACCAGGGGGGTTGAAACAAACTCATGtcttgattttcatttatttggctttgttaaaattaatttaatgcggATTTTTCGAATTTGCACTTGCGCGTATTATGCGCTGCAGGCGCCCGGCAATgcggtaatttttttttaaattcacccgTTTGTCTGATcgtcgacgacgacgaccTCATTCGACAGgctattttctccaaattttatcTAGCAAACACAAATgtcctttttcagggtaccgtGACCTAGAGATCCTGTCCGCAgtacaattttaatactttttctaCAGTTTCATTCGACGATACTCAGCCACGATTTTTCATACTTGCCCgccaccgaccttcctcaggttgcACGACGTATGAGGATTGTTTTTAAGTGGTTTTCGCGGTGtcgttgcttttttaattgcaaattttgcactcGCGAAGAGTTTCAACGCGCACACGAGTGCCGTGCGGCGCCGCGAGGCACCTCAACGACCATTTTCGGTTTTCGCGATTTATTaagaaccaaatttttgtccGCAAACCCACACAACGATTTATTCGAAGccacttttcgcgatttttccagCGCCGGCGCCGACCACTTTGGCACATTGTCGTTATCAACTCtttttcggaatttttcaACACGATTCATGACGAAGCAGGAACGCCAAGCACAAAGGCGAGATATCGTCTCGACGGAAAGCAACCGAAGGACGAAAGGTCCGAGGACCTGAGGAGCCATCTGGCAGACCATCGGAAGCGCTGTTcgaattaatcaataaatacTGACAATAGCACAAAATTACACAATCAGAAATATACACAAACAAAATTCCTCATGAGCGAGataaataagataattttagCTTTGAGTAGATGTCCAGAATTAAACattgtttttgtatttcttcATCCTATCTACCCCGTTCGTGCGCAAGAAAAAACTACGTGATGGTTTTGACAAGTAAAATTGCGATAAAATGAGATGCACCAATATAAATATTGCCTGAACGGCAGGTTTAGTCGTTAAATCACTCCAACGCCGTCATGAAGACAGTAATTGCGTTGACCCTCGCCCTTGTCCTCGCGGCTCAGGTATGTGAATTATAATTAGGGGTTTGGACAAAATTATTGAGCCAGTCCACGATTGAAGTTTAAACAAAACTatgaccaaattttttttccaggCCGTTGATGACTGGCACAAGAAGGTGCAATCGTACAAAAGCGCAATCAGGGATTCTCATGGTTTGTTATacataattgattttacattCACAATTAGAAGAATGTAATAATATATTGTAGCTAATTCTCAACACATCTTCCGTGGACGTGTCGCACACCTTGGACTCCTTCCCTTCCAGGTTCTGGTTTGGAATCAAAACGTcggcgaaaataataaaatctgtgGTGGATCCCTCATTAAGGAAGATAAAGTGCTGACTGCAGCTCATTGTTGCAACGGGTGTGTGAGACATGGCCACCAAAATAGGACTTTAgacaaacttttaataattccagAGCGTCATATTTCGTTGCCTTTCTTGCCACTATCAACTTTGCAATTGTCGAACCCAACAGACAGAGAGTCAGGGGCTCCAAGTACACGATACACGAGAATTACAACCCCGTAACTATTGAAAACGATCTCTGCATAATTCACCTGGACGCCGAGGTTCGTGGCGAGGGCATTGCCACCCTCCGCCTTCCGTCTCGCTCCCAGGCCGAAATGACCTTCGCAGGACACAAAGCTACCATCGCTGGATGGGGAGAAACCTCAGATAGTAACAAAAATCCTTTCAGGATAtgacaaattttaactctccaCTTTTCTGTTTAGATGACACCATTATGAACACTGTGCTTAGGTACACTGATGTCATGACCATCATGAAAAATGACGATTGCAGAAGATATTATGAACTAATTACTGCCACGATGCTTTGCGCGAACAGCCCTGACGGATCTGGCGTTTGCATGGTAACCGTTTTTCGTTTTGGTTTTTGctccttattaatttttattttccaattttggcaACGCAGGGAGACTCTGGCAGCCCCCTCACCATCACCGAATCTGACGGAGTGAAGACCCAAGTTGGAATCTCCAGCTTTAGTCCTTCAGTAGGCTGTGAGACGCTTCGTCCTGACGGCTACGTCAGACTCACAGAATACCTTGACTGGGTCGAAAAGTGGGCTGAAGTCGATATCCGCCCTTAAAACTCTGGCGCCATTGAGAACCGTTACATAATAATCttatataatttcttttcattaGAATAAAGCGGTATTCtaatttctaaaatgaaatttttatcacttcaagacaaaaaataataattcaagagcaaattcagatttaaaataagcCTCACTTTCTACTCTGGGGAGGTTTTGTACACCAACTTCCTTAGCGTTTTCCTCCCCCAATAAAAAAGCCACGTTGTATAGAAATTTTGCTTGCCAATCAAGCATGGTACCACTGCGCAATTTTTTTCCGGAACCTGACATTGAGAAGATATTCCATAAAAGACATGGTGGGAGTGTATTTTGGtcctaaatatttcaaaaaatcataccAGCCACtggcgcacaaaaaacacagaATAAATTAGATTAACCCCCCTAGAAGAAATATTTGGCTCCTCCACTTATTAAAAGGTATCCGATATTTGTATAAAAACAGAAGtacataaatgttttaaaaatctacaaaaactTGCGTTTTTACTTACACCCATTGATATAAGTTAAATTAAGTACAAAACGCCCGCACAGAAATTTATTGTCAAAACATATTATTCCAGGATTAATCCAACTTTGTCAAAGAATATTctgcgagaaaaaatattccgcGAAAAAGAAATGTCTacgcttttttattcaaggaTTAATCCACAGATTATTCCAAAATAgatattcctggaatatttCTAGATTAATCCAAGAGGAAaactttcataaaataaaatttctcccttcaatttatttgattgttctaggcaaatcaaatgaaattatatacCAATTAGTGATagacttttttgctctttttatccctgtcctctcggaccgggaagggcgcgcactgctcTGGCACGAATGCTTAATTCCaagtgccaataacaccgcgaacggattgaatgggtgcaccaggccgcacagggacgcAGCCCagtcaagggccacttgcctccgcaccgaggactgcattgaaacgctagacattcgtcccgtgaagccaaatcacgcgtgctggaaaggtgcaaaccagcccgttgagcaatttgagcatttcgagtcactaaactaaccactttttgccatctctgacattgggtagccagtatattagatctccgaactgctcaaatacctcacattgctttgacactcctgagagtgccttaacaatgcgagccaacgggctggtttaaaaaagtatatttttcattttttaagataaGTTGAGATAAGTTAAGATAGTGTGACAACCAATTGttataaaactgaaaaaatcgTCTGATATTACACCATTATTCATCTTACTACGTTTTGGGACTGTCATTCTATATATGCTGTCTGCATTATTGGCTCAATAGTTGTGCAGAATGGCATTTTGGGACGAAGACGTTCCAGATCACTGCAAAGCATGGTGGTGGTTGTGGCTTGCAGTTATTATCGTTATTATTGTGGTCGGTGCGATACTATCATGCGTCATATATTGTTAGATGGTGTTCAGTACGTgctatttttccattttgtaaaactcaaatttcaataatttaatctgcAGTTATGCCGTAAACCTACTCGGCCTGAGCTGTCCCAATGTGTGCCTGCAGACCCTAGGCTCGGCGCGAGGCCGCAACCCAAGAACCACCAATTTATGTACCAAATTGgcctttctttattttgcctCAAACGTTCAAGCGAGCACTGATTAACGTAAAGTAACTTTCACGCCCCAAAATGTAGTTTTCCAATCACTGACTGGCACGTGACACGTACTGTGTtgtgacactctttggcctgttACTGACCTCAGAGgaggcgccatgaccaggcgcTAATATCGACAGTCATGAGCACCgtatattttacagaattggcatttattttggaagcgTAAGACGAGCATTGTTTAACTTTaacgtgattttcgcgccCTCTCAGCGCACGATTTGTCTGAACCAAAACCACTGGCTAACGCGTGTAACTGGCGGCCAAATGCACCCTCCCCCGAGTGACTGGAGAGGCTGCATTTGGGCTTCCTCTGAGATGGTTTTCCGACCTCTGCCGAGCAACATCTAGCGtacgcgccagccagccacaaTTTATAATAAGTAAGCATTTTTGTCAAAGTCTCGTCTGCGTTTTAATAGTTAACGTAACGGTAAATATGGACAATGATCGCGATTGAAAgcctttttataattgttagaGTCACTTACGTTCCAATAAAACCACATCATAAATCATTGTTAGACAGCAGTTAAACGGCGGTGTATAATTTCTACTTttctatttgataaaatacagagaattcaaaaataataacgtAATTAATACAGAGGAGATTAATTTGTCAATCAGTTATTTGCACTTTTCATagtttttgctaattttggagaaactggactatttatttgagtttagaAGTTGCTGAGAGTATTTAGTCGCGCGTTCTTGCCAGGCCAGCAAGACgcagatattttattctaaggaTTTCGGACTGCTCACAAGCAGTgaggcaattaatatttctaaagtcTCATGATTATTCCAACTCGCTGCCGTGCATGAGCAGCCGAgttggtaataattatgaccgaTTGTTGGCATTATTAATCAGCCTAGTTGAATAATATAGTTCAGTGGATCACATCACAGTTTAAGGAGAGTGAGTTTATTGTTAGAAGCATAATTAAAGAGAGCAAATAtaataacataataataaGCAAGGCATAATCAGTAATATTGAGGAGAGGCTTTTGAGAATGGCTTGGCCCAGTAGCAGATACAGTGTTAAATAGAGAGGTGCATagtagtgctttgcgcgggtcgcgggtttgaaggttgaacccgcaaaacccgcaccaaacccgcgggtgcgggtccagattttgcaaatccaatatggcgtaGTGCGGGTTGACTCAGCAAACCCGcaacttttttgtaattctaaTAGCACCAACAACAGACCCTCCTGCCAGCaccaaaaacagaaaaaaacggcCCCTCCTGCTAgtaccaaaaaatgaccccaatacacaaaaaaatgacccctctgcaccaaaaaatgacatttttttccatagggaggggtcaattttttccctagggaggggtcaattttttccctagggaggggtcatttttttccataggaagaggtcaattttttccatagggaggggtcatttttaccatagggaggggtcatttttttccatagggagggggcACTTTTTTCCaaagggaggggtcatttttttccatagggaggggtcaattttttccctagggaggggtcaattttttccatagggaggggtcatttttttccatagggaagggtcattttttccattgggaggggtcatttttttccctagggaggggtcatttttttccctagggaggggtcattttttccctagggaggggtcatttttttccatagggagaggtcaattttttccatagggaggggtcatttttaccatagggaggggtcatttttttccatagggagggggcACTTTTTTCCaaagggaggggtcatttttttccatagggaggggtcaattttttcccta
It encodes:
- the Tsen54 gene encoding tRNA-splicing endonuclease subunit Sen54 isoform X1; this encodes MLSAKELSAGMQKNQGQTDPLKRGQKLNTPSGTWSEENEVERCRSDLVTLLSAQRIEKKSLRSVAEWVPAKGLAMVTRKQGRCWTTFGVELGKLLWLRPEEALFLMETNTLELQFGGVSLSVQQAHNLILSSSLHLSHYQVYSKLQRLGWVVLPRCRQTPEPPPLIPAKAEAPKVEVIDLDAEDESGRCKAFERYVPNILNQKQWVVRVAPAHLLPPNINPSRQEYLLRFGGDPQQMPSLLGRLGPPPLNSQIFHPRQPQQQLTFSLQQTQFRGSYFHAQRFELQVQSQALMHQQGPRHWHPRPRWPQQHHQPRGRHNNNNRRRQRKQPRDEIPHYERASAPSGGRGQQRPRFKNWTELKAKKGAVETITLEPDEERLNECGLLQPDHCKSYKTVLSKLQIFRSASPAAADRSRKLELKYDVYMPSAHFRKSAPPTPVCHIAILSQHDEVPSEAELNLAEDGKEAPIVFAVVLLDSIQFISLSGVDLKLVS
- the Tsen54 gene encoding tRNA-splicing endonuclease subunit Sen54 isoform X2 produces the protein MVTRKQGRCWTTFGVELGKLLWLRPEEALFLMETNTLELQFGGVSLSVQQAHNLILSSSLHLSHYQVYSKLQRLGWVVLPRCRQTPEPPPLIPAKAEAPKVEVIDLDAEDESGRCKAFERYVPNILNQKQWVVRVAPAHLLPPNINPSRQEYLLRFGGDPQQMPSLLGRLGPPPLNSQIFHPRQPQQQLTFSLQQTQFRGSYFHAQRFELQVQSQALMHQQGPRHWHPRPRWPQQHHQPRGRHNNNNRRRQRKQPRDEIPHYERASAPSGGRGQQRPRFKNWTELKAKKGAVETITLEPDEERLNECGLLQPDHCKSYKTVLSKLQIFRSASPAAADRSRKLELKYDVYMPSAHFRKSAPPTPVCHIAILSQHDEVPSEAELNLAEDGKEAPIVFAVVLLDSIQFISLSGVDLKLVS
- the LOC135937452 gene encoding brachyurin-like → MKTVIALTLALVLAAQAVDDWHKKVQSQRVRGSKYTIHENYNPVTIENDLCIIHLDAEVRGEGIATLRLPSRSQAEMTFAGHKATIAGWGETSDNDTIMNTVLRYTDVMTIMKNDDCRRYYELITATMLCANSPDGSGVCMGDSGSPLTITESDGVKTQVGISSFSPSVGCETLRPDGYVRLTEYLDWVEKWAEVDIRP